One Staphylococcus simiae genomic region harbors:
- a CDS encoding YbaN family protein codes for MRIILLIIGIIFTGLGIAGAVLPLLPTTPFLLVAVFCFARSSERFYNWLVRQKIYKEYVENFYLHRGYTLPQKFKILLSLYIVIGFSILVVPIWPVRIGLMILVVIQTIALFTFVKTLPQTNKTKD; via the coding sequence GTGCGAATTATTCTATTAATTATCGGTATCATCTTCACTGGATTAGGTATCGCTGGTGCCGTTTTACCATTACTACCGACAACCCCATTTCTACTTGTAGCCGTTTTCTGCTTTGCTAGAAGTTCAGAGCGTTTTTATAACTGGTTGGTTCGACAAAAAATATATAAAGAATATGTTGAAAATTTCTACTTACACCGAGGATATACACTACCTCAGAAATTCAAAATTTTGTTAAGTCTCTATATTGTTATCGGCTTTTCTATACTAGTAGTTCCTATTTGGCCAGTTCGTATTGGCTTGATGATTCTTGTAGTGATACAAACTATCGCTTTATTTACTTTTGTCAAAACACTTCCTCAGACAAATAAGACAAAGGATTAA
- a CDS encoding ATP-binding cassette domain-containing protein encodes MLTINNLTKVWGQDKNIIEQLNVTMTAQHILICGQSGSGKSTLAKIIAGIDMDYSGQLLYNGIERNEYTTKQWMKHIQYVPQYQRDTLNGRQTVRQVLLTPLKNFGFKRQGFQQRINNVMKQCQLSKSLLQQRVDTLSGGQFQRLWIAKALICEPDILILDEATTNLDVINEEKVIEMLQQQSNIQMIIISHDAYVLQSFIGQRLDLTVREMK; translated from the coding sequence ATGCTGACAATTAACAATCTAACCAAGGTTTGGGGACAAGACAAAAATATCATCGAGCAGTTGAATGTGACGATGACAGCACAACATATATTAATTTGTGGTCAAAGTGGTAGTGGCAAGTCTACGTTAGCTAAGATTATTGCTGGTATTGATATGGATTATAGTGGGCAATTGCTTTATAACGGCATTGAAAGAAATGAGTATACTACGAAACAGTGGATGAAACATATTCAATATGTTCCCCAGTATCAACGTGACACCTTGAATGGTAGACAGACAGTAAGGCAGGTTTTGCTTACACCTTTAAAAAACTTTGGCTTTAAACGACAAGGTTTTCAACAGAGAATTAATAACGTAATGAAACAATGTCAGTTATCAAAATCACTATTACAACAACGCGTTGATACACTGAGTGGTGGACAATTTCAGCGGCTATGGATTGCCAAAGCATTAATATGTGAGCCGGATATTTTAATTTTAGATGAAGCGACTACTAATTTAGATGTTATAAATGAAGAAAAAGTGATTGAAATGTTACAACAGCAAAGTAATATTCAAATGATTATTATTAGTCATGATGCCTATGTATTACAGTCATTTATCGGGCAACGTCTTGATTTAACAGTACGTGAGATGAAATGA
- the adhE gene encoding bifunctional acetaldehyde-CoA/alcohol dehydrogenase: MGTVSEKERRGTEEQVANMINALAAKGQAALKALSKKSQQEIDHIVHQMSLAAVDQHMTLAKMAYEETGRGVYEDKAIKNLYASEYIWNSIKNNKTVGVIGEDEQKGLTYVAEPVGVICGVTPTTNPTSTTIFKAMIAIKTANPIIFAFHPSAQQSSKRAAQVILDAAIAAGAPQDCIQWIDEPSIEATKQLMNHKDIALVLATGGSGMVKSAYSTGKPALGVGPGNVPTYIEKTAYIKRAVNDIIGSKTFDNGMICASEQVMVVDKEVYTDVVNEFTSHGTYFVKQEELKQLEDVVMNDHKTAVKPDIVGKSAVAIAELAGIKVPTDTKLLIVELEGVGADYPLSREKLSPVLAMVKAQSHDDAFQICKQTLQFGGLGHTAVIHTENSDLQQAFGLTMKACRVLVNTPSAVGGIGDMYNELIPSLTLGCGSYGHNSVSHNVSAVDLLNIKTIAKRRNNMQWFKLPPKVYFEEHAIMYLTEMDHIDKVMIVTDPGMVKFGYVDTVESVLRRRVPQPKIKVFSDVEPNPSTNTVYKGLDMFIDFQPDVVIALGGGSAMDAAKAMWMFFEHPETSFFGAKQKFLDIRKRTYKIGKPEHAKLICIPTTSGTGSEVTPFAVITDSETHVKYPLADYALTPDIAIVDPQFVMSVPKSVTADTGMDVLTHAIESYVSVLASDYTRGLSLQAIKLTFDYLKSSVDQGDKVSREKMHNASTMAGMAFANAFLGISHSIAHKIGGEYGIPHGRTNAILLPHVIRYNAKDPQKHALFPKYDFFRADKDYADIARFLGLEGQTTEELVEALATAVYNLGCSVGIDMNLKAQGVTEEVLASTIDRMAELAFEDQCTTANPKEPLISELKGIIQTAYDYEQ; this comes from the coding sequence ATGGGAACTGTATCAGAAAAAGAACGACGAGGGACTGAAGAACAAGTAGCAAATATGATTAATGCTTTGGCTGCCAAAGGTCAAGCAGCTTTAAAAGCATTATCTAAAAAATCACAACAAGAAATTGACCATATTGTACATCAAATGAGTCTAGCAGCTGTAGATCAACACATGACATTAGCAAAAATGGCGTATGAAGAAACTGGGCGTGGCGTATATGAAGATAAAGCAATTAAAAATTTATATGCTTCAGAATATATTTGGAATTCTATTAAAAATAATAAAACGGTCGGTGTTATAGGAGAAGATGAGCAGAAAGGTTTAACTTATGTTGCCGAGCCAGTTGGTGTTATCTGTGGTGTTACACCAACTACTAACCCAACATCAACAACGATATTTAAAGCGATGATAGCCATTAAAACAGCTAATCCAATCATTTTTGCTTTTCACCCAAGTGCACAACAATCATCTAAACGAGCTGCTCAGGTTATTTTAGACGCAGCAATTGCAGCAGGTGCTCCACAAGATTGCATTCAATGGATTGACGAACCTTCTATCGAAGCAACAAAGCAACTGATGAATCATAAAGATATTGCATTAGTATTAGCAACTGGTGGTTCTGGCATGGTGAAATCAGCATATTCAACAGGGAAACCTGCTTTAGGTGTTGGACCAGGAAATGTACCGACTTATATTGAAAAAACAGCATATATTAAACGTGCGGTTAATGATATTATTGGCTCTAAAACATTTGATAACGGTATGATATGTGCGTCTGAACAAGTTATGGTTGTTGATAAAGAAGTTTACACCGACGTAGTGAATGAATTTACATCACATGGTACATACTTTGTTAAACAAGAAGAATTGAAACAACTTGAAGATGTTGTAATGAATGATCATAAAACAGCTGTTAAACCTGATATTGTTGGTAAATCAGCAGTAGCCATTGCGGAGCTTGCAGGCATTAAAGTGCCAACGGATACTAAGTTATTAATTGTAGAACTTGAAGGTGTTGGAGCAGATTATCCGTTATCTCGTGAGAAATTATCTCCAGTATTGGCGATGGTTAAAGCACAATCACACGATGATGCTTTTCAAATATGTAAACAAACATTACAATTTGGAGGTTTAGGACATACTGCTGTCATACACACAGAAAATAGTGATTTACAACAAGCCTTTGGGTTAACAATGAAAGCATGTCGTGTACTAGTTAATACGCCATCAGCTGTTGGAGGTATTGGAGATATGTATAATGAATTAATTCCATCATTAACATTAGGTTGTGGTTCTTATGGTCATAATTCAGTGTCACATAATGTGAGTGCAGTAGATTTATTAAATATTAAAACAATTGCTAAACGTCGCAATAATATGCAATGGTTTAAATTACCTCCAAAAGTATATTTTGAAGAACATGCCATTATGTATTTAACAGAGATGGATCATATCGACAAAGTTATGATTGTAACTGACCCAGGCATGGTTAAATTTGGTTATGTGGATACTGTCGAAAGTGTCTTAAGACGTCGAGTGCCACAACCGAAAATTAAAGTATTTAGTGATGTTGAACCAAATCCATCAACAAATACAGTTTACAAAGGATTAGACATGTTTATTGATTTCCAACCAGATGTTGTCATTGCACTTGGTGGAGGCTCAGCAATGGATGCTGCTAAAGCAATGTGGATGTTCTTTGAGCATCCAGAAACATCATTCTTTGGAGCGAAACAAAAATTCTTAGATATTCGTAAACGAACATATAAAATTGGCAAACCAGAACATGCTAAACTTATTTGTATACCAACTACTTCAGGAACAGGTTCTGAAGTAACACCATTTGCTGTTATCACTGATAGTGAGACACATGTGAAATATCCATTAGCAGATTATGCGTTAACACCAGATATCGCTATTGTTGATCCACAATTTGTAATGAGTGTACCTAAAAGTGTAACAGCAGATACTGGTATGGATGTATTAACACATGCTATTGAATCATATGTATCTGTTTTGGCATCTGATTATACAAGAGGATTAAGCTTACAAGCGATTAAGTTAACATTTGACTACTTGAAATCGTCAGTGGATCAAGGTGATAAAGTGTCACGTGAAAAAATGCATAATGCATCAACAATGGCCGGAATGGCATTTGCTAATGCGTTTTTAGGTATTTCACACTCCATAGCGCATAAAATTGGCGGCGAGTATGGTATACCACATGGTAGAACCAATGCAATCTTATTACCTCATGTGATTCGTTATAATGCTAAAGACCCGCAAAAACACGCTTTATTCCCTAAATATGATTTCTTTAGAGCGGATAAAGATTATGCTGATATTGCTAGATTTTTAGGTTTAGAAGGACAAACAACTGAAGAATTAGTCGAAGCATTGGCAACAGCAGTGTATAACTTAGGTTGCTCAGTAGGTATTGATATGAATTTAAAAGCACAAGGTGTCACAGAAGAAGTGCTAGCATCAACAATTGATCGCATGGCAGAATTAGCATTTGAAGATCAATGTACGACTGCTAATCCAAAAGAACCGTTAATCAGTGAGTTAAAAGGTATTATCCAAACAGCATATGATTATGAACAATAA
- a CDS encoding ATP-binding cassette domain-containing protein, which yields MSNDSQQHQSINNAVEVEQLTIYNNNQALLKSLSMTVKFGEFHAIVGESGSGKSLLVRTILNMRHSQLEYQGHVSINLNETDAVFQDANSNMFSNVTIQKHFNAVYRTIQSSVSKVQQQQQIESLLLQLGFSNPKTVLNSYPFQLSGGMAQRVAFVLAMVRHPKILILDEPTSALDIKNSNVFMHYLMDIVKQQQMTVIFITHDFNLVRQYATEVSIMKSGEIIESGSVKDVLSAPKEDYTQQLIDIANRRAYYYADN from the coding sequence ATGTCAAATGATTCACAACAACATCAATCAATAAACAATGCAGTAGAAGTTGAACAATTAACCATTTATAACAATAATCAAGCCTTATTAAAATCATTGTCAATGACAGTTAAATTTGGTGAATTCCATGCTATTGTTGGTGAGAGTGGTAGTGGCAAGTCATTATTAGTACGTACAATTTTAAATATGCGACATTCCCAATTAGAATATCAAGGACATGTCAGTATCAATTTGAATGAAACGGATGCAGTATTTCAAGATGCTAATAGCAATATGTTTAGTAATGTAACGATACAAAAACATTTCAATGCAGTGTATCGGACAATACAGTCATCAGTATCAAAGGTGCAGCAACAACAACAAATAGAATCGTTGTTGCTACAATTAGGTTTTTCAAATCCTAAGACAGTGCTTAACAGTTACCCATTTCAATTAAGCGGTGGTATGGCGCAACGTGTTGCGTTTGTATTAGCAATGGTTCGACACCCTAAAATATTAATATTAGATGAACCAACAAGTGCACTGGATATAAAAAATAGTAACGTTTTTATGCATTATCTAATGGATATTGTCAAACAACAACAAATGACAGTTATTTTTATTACTCATGATTTTAATCTCGTTCGTCAGTATGCAACTGAAGTCAGTATTATGAAAAGTGGTGAAATAATTGAAAGTGGCAGTGTGAAGGATGTCTTAAGTGCACCCAAAGAAGACTATACACAACAACTCATTGATATAGCTAACAGGAGGGCTTACTACTATGCTGACAATTAA